One Oryza brachyantha chromosome 3, ObraRS2, whole genome shotgun sequence DNA segment encodes these proteins:
- the LOC102718351 gene encoding probable E3 ubiquitin-protein ligase ARI1 isoform X2 — MNLLNIKQHAARTLLIHHRWKMHCIYDHLDRKGRGRMLTEACIVLPENNSMSAAGSRTHPTRVTCNVCFEDLPITEASTMDCGHCFCNDCWTEHFFASINSGCKQIRCMEVNCKAICDEDMVRRLVDQKYPAASKRFSRLLLESYLEDNDSVKWCPSAPHCGRAIQVAAAGDERHSEVACPCGVAFCFSCTAPAHSPCPCPMWEKWEAKSHGDADSVKWILANTKSCPRCSKPIEKNGGCNLVQCKCGQCLCWLCGAPTGKEHTWERISGHSCNRYKEEEEEEAGDKVVDARRQQMQRYAHYWDRFNIHAGSRAAEQRQLGPAIEQRVRKLESDFARQRLNQNGGWLGTALRRLLSSRQALSRSYAFAYYMFDGGGGEFEAHPAERASLAVARNLFEDQQQQLEHHVEHLSRMLAADVPEEVAVAKQDAVNLAKIVEAICGKMYRCIQDELLPLLVQPMSIPAYRPDGPDKAEEFVRA, encoded by the exons ATGAACTTGCTCAACATAAAGCAGCACGCTGCGCGCACGCTTCTTATCCACCACCGGTGGAAGATGCATTGCATCTACGATCACCTTGACAGAAAGGGGCGAGGCCGCATGCTCACCGAGGCATGCATTGTTCTGCCAGAGAATAATAGCATGTCAGCAGCTGGCTCAAGAACACATCCAACAAGGGTAACCTGCAATGTATGTTTTGAGGACCTGCCGATCACCGAGGCCTCGACCATGGACTGTGGGCATTGCTTCTGCAATGACT GTTGGACAGAGCACTTCTTTGCATCCATCAACAGTGGCTGCAAGCAGATCCGGTGCATGGAGGTGAACTGTAAGGCGATCTGCGACGAAGACATGGTGCGGCGCCTCGTCGACCAAAAGTACCCCGCCGCGTCGAAGCGCTTCAGCCGCCTCCTGCTGGAGTCCTATCTCGAGGACAACGACTCCGTGAAGTGGTGCCCCAGCGCGCCACACTGCGGCCGCGCGATCCaggtagccgccgccggcgacgagaggCACTCCGAGGTCGCCTGCCCCTGCGGCGTCGCCTTCTGCTTCAGctgcacggcgccggcgcactCGCCGTGCCCGTGCCCCATGTGGGAGAAGTGGGAGGCCAAGAGCCACGGCGACGCGGACAGCGTCAAGTGGATCCTCGCCAACACCAAGAGCTGCCCCAGGTGCTCCAAGCCCATCGAGAAGAACGGCGGCTGCAACCTTGTCCAGTGCAAGTGCGGCCAGTGTCTATG CTGGCTGTGTGGAGCTCCTACTGGGAAGGAGCACACGTGGGAGAGGATCTCCGGCCACAGCTGCAACCGCtacaaggaggaggaggaggaggaggccggcgacaAGGTGGTGGACGCCCGCAGGCAGCAGATGCAGCGGTACGCGCACTACTGGGACCGTTTCAACATCCACGCCGGctcgcgcgcggcggagcagcGGCAGCTGGGGCCGGCCATCGAGCAGCGGGTGAGGAAGCTGGAGTCGGACTTCGCGCGGCAGCGGCTGAACCAGAACGGCGGCTGGCTGGGCacggcgctccggcggctgCTGTCCTCCCGGCAGGCGCTGTCGCGGTCGTACGCGTTCGCCTACTACAtgttcgacggcggcggcggcgagttcgAGGCGCACCCGGCGGAGCGGGCGAGCCTCGCCGTGGCGCGGAACCTCTTCGAggaccagcagcagcagctggagcACCACGTGGAGCACCTGTCCAGGATGCTTGCCGCGGACGTGCCGGAGGAGGTCGCCGTGGCGAAGCAGGACGCCGTCAACCTCGCCAAGATCGTGGAGGCGATCTGCGGGAAGATGTACAGGTGCATCCAGGACGAGCTCCTGCCGCTGCTCGTCCAGCCCATGAGCATCCCGGCGTACCGGCCGGATGGCCCTGACAAGGCCGAGGAGTTCGTCCGGGCGTGA
- the LOC102718638 gene encoding probable E3 ubiquitin-protein ligase ARI1: MSSSDDVEECFYGYDDDDEEGAGEDEEDWGGEGLLVEEEAASPERPVDCWAITKESLPAAQQQDLSMVMNLLYIKQHQARSLLIHHRWKVDSVLDHLGNKGRDSLLGEAGVVLQQEANSGTAPAAMASPQHPRGSSSVTTCYVCFEEASPDAVSTMDCGHCFCNDCWTEHFFASVNGGQKQIRCMEVGCAAICDEAVVQRLLGGKYPDAARRLDHFLLESYVEDNGAVRWCPSAPHCGRAIRVDGGDRCCDMSCPCGVSFCFSCGAAPPHSPCPCAMWAKWDAKCHGEFMNLDWIRANTKNCPRCFNPIEKNGGCNLVTCRCGQHLCWLCGGATGSAHSVHSIEGHSCNRFVEEEQKEVDDARRKVLRYTHYYDRFKVHGDSRRSELEELGPAVEERVRRLESSAELKPAMDTARALGDAHRALLGSRHVLSRSYAFAYHMFGGEERTWPEQKAAAAQAQALFEDHQEMAERHVEKLSQLLATDSPVTEGALRRAKQEAITLTAVVEKHCGEMHKCIQDELLPMLIDTTSIAAYRPTGPIEANDFPPCV; encoded by the exons ATGTCGTCGAGCGACGACGTCGAGGAGTGCTTCTACGgctacgacgacgacgacgaggagggagctggcgaggacgaggaggactggggcggcgagggcctgctggtcgaggaggaggcggcgtcgccggagcgCCCCGTGGATTGCTGG GCCATCACAAAAGAGTCTCTTCCAGCTGCCCAG CAACAAGACCTGTCCATGGTGATGAACCTGCTGTACATCAAGCAGCACCAGGCTCGGTCTCTCCTCATCCACCACCGCTGGAAGGTGGACTCCGTCTTGGACCACCTGGGCAACAAGGGCCGAGACAGCTTGCTCGGGGAGGCCGGCGTCGTGCTCCAGCAAGAGGCGAACAgcggcacggcgccggcggccatggcgtcgCCGCAGCACccgagaggcagcagcagcgtcaCCACCTGCTATGTGTGCTTTGAGGAGGCTTCGCCGGACGCTGTCTCGACCATGGATTGTGGACACTGCTTCTGCAATGACT GTTGGACAGAGCATTTCTTCGCCTCTGTCAACGGCGGGCAGAAGCAGATCCGGTGCATGGAGGTGGGGTGCGCGGCCATCTGCGACGAGGCGGTGGTGCAGCGCCTCCTCGGCGGCAAGTACCCcgacgcggcgaggcggcTGGACCACTTCCTCCTCGAGTCGTACGTGGAGGACAACGGCGCGGTGCGTTGGTGCCCCAGCGCGCCGCACTGCGGGCGCGCCATCcgcgtggacggcggcgaccggtgcTGCGACATGTCCTGCCCCTGCGGCGTCAGCTTCTGCTTCAgctgcggcgcggcgccgccgcactcGCCGTGCCCGTGCGCCATGTGGGCCAAGTGGGACGCCAAGTGCCACGGCGAGTTCATGAACCTCGACTGGATCCGCGCCAACACCAAGAACTGCCCCCGCTGCTTCAACCCCATCGAGAAGAACGGCGGCTGCAACCTCGTCACCTGCCGATGCGGCCAGCATCTCTG TTGGCtgtgcggcggcgccaccgggtCGGCGCACTCGGTGCACAGCATCGAGGGGCACAGCTGCAACCGGTTCGTCGAGGAGGAGCAGAAGGAGGTGGACGACGCCAGGAGGAAGGTGCTCCGGTACACGCACTACTACGACCGGTTCAAGGTCCACGGCGACTCCCGCAGGTCGGAGCTGGAGGAGCTGGGGCCGGCCGTCGAGGAGCGGGTGCGGCGGCTGGAGTCGAGCGCCGAGCTGAAGCCGGCGATGGACACCGCCCGGGCGCTGGGCGACGCGCACCGCGCCCTGCTGGGCTCCCGGCACGTGCTGTCGCGGTCGTACGCCTTCGCTTACCACATgttcggcggcgaggagcggacGTGGCCGGAgcagaaggcggcggcggcgcaggcgcaggcgctGTTCGAGGACCACCAGGAGATGGCGGAGAGGCACGTGGAGAAGCTGTCGCAGCTGCTGGCGACGGACTCGCCGGTGACGGAGGGCGCCCTGCGGCGGGCGAAGCAGGAGGCCATCaccctcaccgccgtcgtcgagaAACACTGCGGCGAGATGCACAAGTGCATTCAGGACGAGCTGCTGCCCATGCTCATCGACACGACGTCCATCGCGGCCTACCGCCCCACCGGCCCTATCGAGGCCAACGACTTCCCGCCTTGTGTCTGa
- the LOC102709063 gene encoding type IV inositol polyphosphate 5-phosphatase 11 isoform X4: MGNCTSFTSPKWRLSELHSNGMVSVDEDGTHEGIKIIRIQKACEFTTNSVLCVCIITWNMNGKMSVDDVTKLVSSNRKFDLLVVGLQEVPKCDVAQVLQETMVETHIKPCSLFRCFFLEQRVQRNTSEVDKHAVGGCGGIIGRKKGAVAMYINFSGISMVFISCHLAAHEHKVEKRNSECQHISHSLFSKNDIQYTKSADITVWLGDLNYRLEGISSIPARKLIEENRQSKLSGKDQLLQEAEKGEIFNGYCEGTLLFKPTYKYNIGSSNYDTSHKIRVPSWTDRILFKVDHSSGLGAILSSYEALDCIRSSDHKPVRAHLCLKVHDDSA, encoded by the exons ATGGGAAACTGCACCAGTTTTACTTCTCCAAAATG GAGATTAAGTGAACTTCACAGCAATGGTATGGTTTCTGTTGACGAGGATGGAACTCATGAAGGCATAAAGATAATTCGGATTCAGAAAGCCTGTGAATTCACCACCAATTCAGTTCTTTGTGTCTGCATTATAACCTGGAACATGAACGGAAAG ATGTCTGTGGACGATGTAACAAAGTTAGTAAGCTCCAACAGGAAATTTGATTTGCTAGTTGTCGGTTTGCAAGAAGTACCAAAGTGTGATGTTGCACAAGTTCTGCAAGAAACCATGGTTGAGACACACAT AAAGCCATGCAGTCTCTTCAGATGTTTCTTTTTGGAGCAAAGAGTTCAGAGAAATACATCAGAG GTGGACAAGCATGCAGTTGGAGGTTGCGGGGGTATAAttggaagaaagaaaggagcTGTAGCCATGTACATCAATTTCAGTGGGATCAGTATGGTTTTTATATCTTGCCATCTTGCAG CTCATGAACACAAGGTGGAGAAGAGGAACTCAGAATGCCAGCACATTTCACACTCACTGTTCTCCAAGAATGATATACAATATACCAAATCTGCAGACATAACAGTGTGGCTTGGTGACTTGAATTACAGACTAGAAGGAATAAGCTCAATACCTGCAAGGAAGTTGATTGAAGAGAATCGTCAAAGT AAACTAAGTGGCAAGGACCAGCTTCTTCAAGAAGCTGAAAAGGGTGAAATATTCAATGGATACTGCGAAGGGACCTTGTTGTTTAAGCCAACGTACAAGTATAACATAGGGAGTAGCAACTACGATACAAGTCATAAG ATCAGAGTTCCATCTTGGACAGATAGGATACTGTTCAAGGTTGACCACTCTTCCGGCTTGGGTGCGATCTTGAGCTCATATGAAGCACTCGATTGCATTAGGAGTTCGGATCACAAACCTGTCAGAGCCCATCTTTGTCTGAAAGTACACGATGACAGTGCATAG
- the LOC102709063 gene encoding type IV inositol polyphosphate 5-phosphatase 11 isoform X3, which produces MGNCTSFTSPKCNGMVSVDEDGTHEGIKIIRIQKACEFTTNSVLCVCIITWNMNGKMSVDDVTKLVSSNRKFDLLVVGLQEVPKCDVAQVLQETMVETHILLCQKAMQSLQMFLFGAKSSEKYIRELKVDKHAVGGCGGIIGRKKGAVAMYINFSGISMVFISCHLAAHEHKVEKRNSECQHISHSLFSKNDIQYTKSADITVWLGDLNYRLEGISSIPARKLIEENRQSKLSGKDQLLQEAEKGEIFNGYCEGTLLFKPTYKYNIGSSNYDTSHKIRVPSWTDRILFKVDHSSGLGAILSSYEALDCIRSSDHKPVRAHLCLKVHDDSA; this is translated from the exons ATGGGAAACTGCACCAGTTTTACTTCTCCAAAATG CAATGGTATGGTTTCTGTTGACGAGGATGGAACTCATGAAGGCATAAAGATAATTCGGATTCAGAAAGCCTGTGAATTCACCACCAATTCAGTTCTTTGTGTCTGCATTATAACCTGGAACATGAACGGAAAG ATGTCTGTGGACGATGTAACAAAGTTAGTAAGCTCCAACAGGAAATTTGATTTGCTAGTTGTCGGTTTGCAAGAAGTACCAAAGTGTGATGTTGCACAAGTTCTGCAAGAAACCATGGTTGAGACACACAT TCTGTTATGCCAGAAAGCCATGCAGTCTCTTCAGATGTTTCTTTTTGGAGCAAAGAGTTCAGAGAAATACATCAGAG AGTTGAAGGTGGACAAGCATGCAGTTGGAGGTTGCGGGGGTATAAttggaagaaagaaaggagcTGTAGCCATGTACATCAATTTCAGTGGGATCAGTATGGTTTTTATATCTTGCCATCTTGCAG CTCATGAACACAAGGTGGAGAAGAGGAACTCAGAATGCCAGCACATTTCACACTCACTGTTCTCCAAGAATGATATACAATATACCAAATCTGCAGACATAACAGTGTGGCTTGGTGACTTGAATTACAGACTAGAAGGAATAAGCTCAATACCTGCAAGGAAGTTGATTGAAGAGAATCGTCAAAGT AAACTAAGTGGCAAGGACCAGCTTCTTCAAGAAGCTGAAAAGGGTGAAATATTCAATGGATACTGCGAAGGGACCTTGTTGTTTAAGCCAACGTACAAGTATAACATAGGGAGTAGCAACTACGATACAAGTCATAAG ATCAGAGTTCCATCTTGGACAGATAGGATACTGTTCAAGGTTGACCACTCTTCCGGCTTGGGTGCGATCTTGAGCTCATATGAAGCACTCGATTGCATTAGGAGTTCGGATCACAAACCTGTCAGAGCCCATCTTTGTCTGAAAGTACACGATGACAGTGCATAG
- the LOC102709063 gene encoding type IV inositol polyphosphate 5-phosphatase 11 isoform X5, with the protein MGNCTSFTSPKWRLSELHSNGMVSVDEDGTHEGIKIIRIQKACEFTTNSVLCVCIITWNMNGKMSVDDVTKLVSSNRKFDLLVVGLQEVPKCDVAQVLQETMVETHILLCQKAMQSLQMFLFGAKSSEKYIRGGQACSWRLRGYNWKKERSCSHVHQFQWDQYGFYILPSCRLEGISSIPARKLIEENRQSKLSGKDQLLQEAEKGEIFNGYCEGTLLFKPTYKYNIGSSNYDTSHKIRVPSWTDRILFKVDHSSGLGAILSSYEALDCIRSSDHKPVRAHLCLKVHDDSA; encoded by the exons ATGGGAAACTGCACCAGTTTTACTTCTCCAAAATG GAGATTAAGTGAACTTCACAGCAATGGTATGGTTTCTGTTGACGAGGATGGAACTCATGAAGGCATAAAGATAATTCGGATTCAGAAAGCCTGTGAATTCACCACCAATTCAGTTCTTTGTGTCTGCATTATAACCTGGAACATGAACGGAAAG ATGTCTGTGGACGATGTAACAAAGTTAGTAAGCTCCAACAGGAAATTTGATTTGCTAGTTGTCGGTTTGCAAGAAGTACCAAAGTGTGATGTTGCACAAGTTCTGCAAGAAACCATGGTTGAGACACACAT TCTGTTATGCCAGAAAGCCATGCAGTCTCTTCAGATGTTTCTTTTTGGAGCAAAGAGTTCAGAGAAATACATCAGAG GTGGACAAGCATGCAGTTGGAGGTTGCGGGGGTATAAttggaagaaagaaaggagcTGTAGCCATGTACATCAATTTCAGTGGGATCAGTATGGTTTTTATATCTTGCCATCTTGCAG ACTAGAAGGAATAAGCTCAATACCTGCAAGGAAGTTGATTGAAGAGAATCGTCAAAGT AAACTAAGTGGCAAGGACCAGCTTCTTCAAGAAGCTGAAAAGGGTGAAATATTCAATGGATACTGCGAAGGGACCTTGTTGTTTAAGCCAACGTACAAGTATAACATAGGGAGTAGCAACTACGATACAAGTCATAAG ATCAGAGTTCCATCTTGGACAGATAGGATACTGTTCAAGGTTGACCACTCTTCCGGCTTGGGTGCGATCTTGAGCTCATATGAAGCACTCGATTGCATTAGGAGTTCGGATCACAAACCTGTCAGAGCCCATCTTTGTCTGAAAGTACACGATGACAGTGCATAG
- the LOC102709063 gene encoding type IV inositol polyphosphate 5-phosphatase 11 isoform X2: MGNCTSFTSPKWRLSELHSNGMVSVDEDGTHEGIKIIRIQKACEFTTNSVLCVCIITWNMNGKMSVDDVTKLVSSNRKFDLLVVGLQEVPKCDVAQVLQETMVETHILLCQKAMQSLQMFLFGAKSSEKYIRGGQACSWRLRGYNWKKERSCSHVHQFQWDQYGFYILPSCSVAHEHKVEKRNSECQHISHSLFSKNDIQYTKSADITVWLGDLNYRLEGISSIPARKLIEENRQSKLSGKDQLLQEAEKGEIFNGYCEGTLLFKPTYKYNIGSSNYDTSHKIRVPSWTDRILFKVDHSSGLGAILSSYEALDCIRSSDHKPVRAHLCLKVHDDSA, from the exons ATGGGAAACTGCACCAGTTTTACTTCTCCAAAATG GAGATTAAGTGAACTTCACAGCAATGGTATGGTTTCTGTTGACGAGGATGGAACTCATGAAGGCATAAAGATAATTCGGATTCAGAAAGCCTGTGAATTCACCACCAATTCAGTTCTTTGTGTCTGCATTATAACCTGGAACATGAACGGAAAG ATGTCTGTGGACGATGTAACAAAGTTAGTAAGCTCCAACAGGAAATTTGATTTGCTAGTTGTCGGTTTGCAAGAAGTACCAAAGTGTGATGTTGCACAAGTTCTGCAAGAAACCATGGTTGAGACACACAT TCTGTTATGCCAGAAAGCCATGCAGTCTCTTCAGATGTTTCTTTTTGGAGCAAAGAGTTCAGAGAAATACATCAGAG GTGGACAAGCATGCAGTTGGAGGTTGCGGGGGTATAAttggaagaaagaaaggagcTGTAGCCATGTACATCAATTTCAGTGGGATCAGTATGGTTTTTATATCTTGCCATCTTGCAG TGTAGCTCATGAACACAAGGTGGAGAAGAGGAACTCAGAATGCCAGCACATTTCACACTCACTGTTCTCCAAGAATGATATACAATATACCAAATCTGCAGACATAACAGTGTGGCTTGGTGACTTGAATTACAGACTAGAAGGAATAAGCTCAATACCTGCAAGGAAGTTGATTGAAGAGAATCGTCAAAGT AAACTAAGTGGCAAGGACCAGCTTCTTCAAGAAGCTGAAAAGGGTGAAATATTCAATGGATACTGCGAAGGGACCTTGTTGTTTAAGCCAACGTACAAGTATAACATAGGGAGTAGCAACTACGATACAAGTCATAAG ATCAGAGTTCCATCTTGGACAGATAGGATACTGTTCAAGGTTGACCACTCTTCCGGCTTGGGTGCGATCTTGAGCTCATATGAAGCACTCGATTGCATTAGGAGTTCGGATCACAAACCTGTCAGAGCCCATCTTTGTCTGAAAGTACACGATGACAGTGCATAG
- the LOC102709063 gene encoding type IV inositol polyphosphate 5-phosphatase 11 isoform X1, translating to MGNCTSFTSPKWRLSELHSNGMVSVDEDGTHEGIKIIRIQKACEFTTNSVLCVCIITWNMNGKMSVDDVTKLVSSNRKFDLLVVGLQEVPKCDVAQVLQETMVETHILLCQKAMQSLQMFLFGAKSSEKYIRELKVDKHAVGGCGGIIGRKKGAVAMYINFSGISMVFISCHLAAHEHKVEKRNSECQHISHSLFSKNDIQYTKSADITVWLGDLNYRLEGISSIPARKLIEENRQSKLSGKDQLLQEAEKGEIFNGYCEGTLLFKPTYKYNIGSSNYDTSHKIRVPSWTDRILFKVDHSSGLGAILSSYEALDCIRSSDHKPVRAHLCLKVHDDSA from the exons ATGGGAAACTGCACCAGTTTTACTTCTCCAAAATG GAGATTAAGTGAACTTCACAGCAATGGTATGGTTTCTGTTGACGAGGATGGAACTCATGAAGGCATAAAGATAATTCGGATTCAGAAAGCCTGTGAATTCACCACCAATTCAGTTCTTTGTGTCTGCATTATAACCTGGAACATGAACGGAAAG ATGTCTGTGGACGATGTAACAAAGTTAGTAAGCTCCAACAGGAAATTTGATTTGCTAGTTGTCGGTTTGCAAGAAGTACCAAAGTGTGATGTTGCACAAGTTCTGCAAGAAACCATGGTTGAGACACACAT TCTGTTATGCCAGAAAGCCATGCAGTCTCTTCAGATGTTTCTTTTTGGAGCAAAGAGTTCAGAGAAATACATCAGAG AGTTGAAGGTGGACAAGCATGCAGTTGGAGGTTGCGGGGGTATAAttggaagaaagaaaggagcTGTAGCCATGTACATCAATTTCAGTGGGATCAGTATGGTTTTTATATCTTGCCATCTTGCAG CTCATGAACACAAGGTGGAGAAGAGGAACTCAGAATGCCAGCACATTTCACACTCACTGTTCTCCAAGAATGATATACAATATACCAAATCTGCAGACATAACAGTGTGGCTTGGTGACTTGAATTACAGACTAGAAGGAATAAGCTCAATACCTGCAAGGAAGTTGATTGAAGAGAATCGTCAAAGT AAACTAAGTGGCAAGGACCAGCTTCTTCAAGAAGCTGAAAAGGGTGAAATATTCAATGGATACTGCGAAGGGACCTTGTTGTTTAAGCCAACGTACAAGTATAACATAGGGAGTAGCAACTACGATACAAGTCATAAG ATCAGAGTTCCATCTTGGACAGATAGGATACTGTTCAAGGTTGACCACTCTTCCGGCTTGGGTGCGATCTTGAGCTCATATGAAGCACTCGATTGCATTAGGAGTTCGGATCACAAACCTGTCAGAGCCCATCTTTGTCTGAAAGTACACGATGACAGTGCATAG